A genome region from Vulpes lagopus strain Blue_001 chromosome 7, ASM1834538v1, whole genome shotgun sequence includes the following:
- the LOC121494656 gene encoding uncharacterized protein LOC121494656, with the protein MEVTKKVGGPDPSGPQGHPSASSQQLGGGHRGSQGPWINSGSVYFRQGLSLSTEAIIDRTCDPASQAHAPEPIHQLHQDPAEVGSQCGRERASQDAPKLPSTSPFPSSIVGTQTHLIVENRSLTLPVDTRSDSTSDSLQHGFCRSRLRVHVAGEGKAPAKVLVGWGKGPCHPDKIAPLGSRKSRWLPYFLSGEDGSAATQGPLLTPAQGQGQGKGPCPPTQAPPTPTQANTPAGDTTPMPAAAEPNTCNSDHLTDTTATTHGLSQELLLRKCGNQWSVLLESSEVVPSCQDKVDFCFQKEPPTPTPTPEESSDHVQELEVAGMQVLPTPPENPAEKPLVCTSRPGSPTPGSGPLGTPKSQRNSQENCSSQTDQQPLNVCNNTCSSVPPSAYQVSCHEQSPVQSPREAAQTSPSSAPTCQLQDATEDHVLVFDMATGKTRIGLLCHDPTGSRAVLVGVMPSHSSIYVPENVLSTTPLAMPILSPDNNRSSFWSTSHMLSSPAPSSLSSGSYREVALVPKEGRLNLESRDTPSSETPIRVFTGPVPLGMPLQLGERLLSHVRDPGCSKPDGVKSEPSHTVWMLDAFRMQHTSMIQPKKLQWMNSEQTPELAPEAPKQEVPRSLLQEDRGNHDQKEVLTAHPDSLRGEGAGQASLGGRSLLAEQHPLAGQPSLTSQPPSAEQCPLTRPTHPSGQPLLAEQSPSTRQLPLPGQPPLTGTPLARQLSLTGQPPFSQEPPISKGPISGGPPIIREPSQASTMCQEGEPLGLPAHVGVLQMPLAPEETCVYMSRDKVGGGATESSSTHRLSSWQPGSSPRTQEEQFSMVTFSTSGTGCKVLPVAMVGTEPQGPRFKVTPENIMHSSVVAHLGLLRGACYELVPTTDAPPMQSPVLCRHSLGPYQDMAAVVIDTGTGFTKCGLAREDHVLSVLPSRVQLLQHPAQDEPRYAVPENQEGSYPVLNRGVVSDWDALEVLWQHLFYCRLGVRPEELAVLVADSPISPRTNREKVAEILFERFHVPAMQTVHQALLALYAYGRTTGLVLGSGYGTSYVAPILTGDLAPLDTYRLDVAGVDLTEYLAQLLLAGGYSPPKAGLVNQIKEGCCYVAMNMTAEMARTRTQARVDFVLPDKQVITLGSERFCCPEALFQPSLLGLNQPGLPQLALLSISRLEAKQQEQLLANVVLDGGSTLINGFPERLRQELGPQATVLGSPHRAVAAWLGGSIMASRDSFQSLWLRRREYEEEGPWAIYKYHL; encoded by the coding sequence ATGGAAGTCACCAAGAAGGTGGGGGGCCCTGATCCATCGGGCCCCCAGGGCCACCCctcagccagcagccagcagctgGGGGGTGGCCACAGAGGGTCCCAAGGACCATGGATAAATTCGGGATCTGTATACTTCAGGCAGGGGTTGTCATTATCCACTGAGGCCATCATTGATAGGACCTGTgaccctgcctcccaggcccaTGCCCCTGAGCCCATTCACCAGCTACACCAGGATCCTGCTGAGGTTGGCTCCCAGTGTGGCCGTGAGCGGGCCTCCCAAGATGCCCCAAAACTCCCCTCTACTAGCCCATTTCCAAGCTCCATCGTGGGAACCCAAACGCATCTCATCGTGGAGAACAGGTCTCTGACCTTACCCGTGGACACACGCAGTGACAGCACCAGTGACTCGCTCCAGCATGGATTTTGCCGCTCCCGGCTTCGGGTGCATGTTGCAGGTGAGGGCAAGGCTCCAGCTAAGGTCCTGGTAGGCTGGGGCAAAGGCCCCTGCCACCCTGACAAGATAGCCCCCTTGGGCAGCAGGAAGAGCCGGTGGCTACCTTATTTCCTTTCAGGGGAGGATGGCTCGGCTGCAACGCAAGGTCCTCTTCTGACTCCAGCCCAAGGTCAGGGCCAGGGCAAGGGCCCATGTCCTCCCACCCAGGCTCCTCCAACACCAACTCAGGCAAATACTCCAGCTGGGGATACTACCCCAATGCCGGCAGCAGCTGAACCTAATACCTGCAACTCTGACCACTTGACAGACACCACCGCCACAACCCATGGCCTGTCCCAAGAGCTCCTGCTCAGGAAGTGTGGCAACCAATGGTCAGTCCTCTTGGAGTCTTCCGAAGTGGTCCCATCCTGCCAGGACAAAGTAGATTTTTGTTTCCAGAAGGAGCCTCCCACCCCAACGCCCACTCCAGAGGAGTCCTCTGACCATGTCCAGGAGCTCGAGGTTGCTGGAATGCAGGTGTTACCCACCCCACCTGAGAACCCAGCGGAGAAGCCCCTGGTCTGTACCTCTAGGCCAGGCagcccaacaccaggctcagGCCCCCTGGGTACGCCCAAGTCCCAGAGGAATAGCCAGGAGAACTGTAGCTCTCAGACAGACCAGCAGCCTCTCAATGTTTGCAACAATACCTGCTCCAGTGTGCCACCATCTGCCTACCAAGTATCCTGCCACGAGCAGTCGCCAGTCCAGTCTCCCAGGGAAGCTGCACAGACTTCCCCCTCCAGTGCTCCTACCTGCCAGCTCCAGGATGCCACTGAAGATCATGTGCTGGTATTCGATATGGCCACAGGCAAAACCAGGATCGGGCTACTGTGCCATGACCCCACAGGTTCACGGGCAGTGCTGGTTGGTGTCATGCCCAGCCACTCATCCATCTATGTCCCCGAAAATGTGTTGTCCACTACACCATTAGCCATGCCCATCCTTTCCCCTGACAACAATCGCTCCAGCTTCTGGTCCACTTCGCACATGCTCTCCAGCCCTGCACCCTCCAGCCTTTCATCTGGAAGCTACCGAGAGGTGGCCTTGGTTCCCAAGGAGGGCAGGCTCAACTTGGAGTCACGGGACACTCCTAGTTCTGAGACACCCATCAGAGTGTTCACTGGGCCCGTTCCACTAGGAATGCCCCTCCAGCTTGGTGAGAGGCTATTGAGCCATGTTCGTGATCCTGGCTGCTCCAAACCAGATGGTGTAAAAAGTGAACCTAGTCATACTGTCTGGATGCTGGATGCCTTCAGGATGCAGCACACCTCCATGATCCAGCCCAAGAAACTTCAGTGGATGAACTCAGAGCAGACCCCAGAGCTTGCTCCAGAAGCCCCAAAGCAGGAGGTGCCCAGATCTCTGCTTCAGGAGGATAGAGGCAACCACGACCAGAAAGAGGTCCTTACTGCTCACCCTGACAGCCTTCGGGGTGAAGGTGCTGGGCAGGCCTCCCTCGGTGGTCGGTCCCTACTGGCTGAGCAGCATCCTCTTGCTGGACAGCCCTCTCTGACCAGTCAGCCTCCCTCTGCTGAGCAGTGCCCCCTCACCAGGCCCACCCATCCTTCTGGACAGCCTCTCCTGGCTGAGCAGTCCCCCTCTACCAGGCAGCTCCCCCTTCCTGGTCAGCCCCCTCTCACTGGCACCCCTCTTGCCAGGCAGCTTTCTCTCACCGGGCAGCCTCCCTTTTCTCAAGAACCCCCCATTTCCAAAGGACCCATCTCAGGAGGGCCCCCCATCATCAGGGAGCCCAGCCAGGCCTCCACCATGTGCCAAGAAGGTGAGCCCTTGGGCTTGCCGGCCCATGTGGGGGTACTTCAGATGCCCCTGGCCCCTGAGGAGACCTGTGTCTACATGAGCAGAGATAAGGTCGGTGGTGGCGCCACTGAAAGCTCCAGCACACATCGGCTCTCATCCTGGCAACCGGGCAGttcccccaggacccaggaggaACAGTTTTCCATGGTCACATTCTCTACATCTGGCACTGGCTGCAAAGTCTTGCCCGTGGCCATGGTGGGCACAGAGCCCCAGGGTCCCCGCTTCAAGGTGACACCCGAGAACATCATGCACTCATCAGTAGTTGCACACCTTGGCCTGCTCCGTGGGGCCTGCTATGAACTGGTGCCCACCACAGATGCTCCGCCGATGCAGTCCCCGGTGCTCTGCCGCCACTCACTCGGTCCCTACCAGGACATGGCAGCTGTGGTGATTGACACAGGCACAGGCTTCACCAAATGTGGACTGGCCAGAGAGGACCATGTCCTCAGTGTGTTGCCTTCACGTGTCCAGTTGCTACAGCACCCAGCCCAGGACGAGCCCCGGTATGCAGTGCCTGAGAACCAAGAGGGCTCCTATCCGGTGCTGAATCGGGGAGTGGTCTCTGACTGGGATGCACTGGAGGTGCTGTGGCAGCACCTGTTTTACTGCAGGCTGGGCGTGCGTCCAGAGGAGCTGGCTGTACTTGTGGCCGATTCGCCCATCTCGCCACGCACCAACAGAGAAAAGGTGGCGGAAATACTCTTTGAGCGTTTCCATGTGCCAGCCATGCAGACAGTGCATCAGGCCCTGCTGGCACTCTACGCTTATGGGCGCACCACTGGGTTGGTGCTGGGCAGTGGCTATGGGACCTCCTACGTGGCACCTATCCTCACTGGGGATCTGGCCCCACTTGACACCTACCGGCTGGATGTGGCCGGTGTTGACCTCACTGAATACCTGGCTCAGCTACTGTTGGCAGGTGGCTACTCACCACCCAAGGCAGGGTTGGTCAACCAGATTAAAGAGGGCTGCTGCTACGTGGCCATGAATATGACAGCTGAGATGGCCCGCACTCGGACTCAGGCCCGAGTGGACTTTGTGCTTCCAGACAAGCAAGTCATCACTCTGGGCTCTGAGCGTTTCTGCTGCCCTGAGGCCCTCTTCCAGCCCAGTCTGCTAGGCCTCAACCAGCCTGGCCTCCCACAACTAGCTCTCTTGAGCATCAGCCGGCTGGAAGCCAAGCAGCAGGAGCAGTTGCTGGCCAACGTGGTGCTGGACGGTGGCAGCACCCTGATAAATGGCTTTCCTGAGCGCCTGAGACAGGAGCTGGGCCCCCAAGCCACTGTGCTGGGCTCTCCCCATCGTGCCGTTGCTGCTTGGCTTGGAGGCTC